From the genome of Spartobacteria bacterium:
GTTCAATTCTATAACCTGGACGTGATCATCTCTGTCGGCTACCGGGTCAAGTCCCACCAGGGCACTCAGTTCCGCATCTGGGCCACCCAGCGGTTGAAGGAGTACATCGTCAAGGGGTTTGCCCTGAACGACGAGCGTTTCAAAACGGGCAACTCGATGGCCTATTTTTCGGAGCTGCAGGAACGCATCCGCGAAATCCGCATCTCCGAGCGCTTCTTTTATCAGAAAATCAAGGATATCTATACCACCAGCATCGACTACGACCCCAGGGACGAAAAGACCATCGAATTTTTCAAAATAGTCCAAAACAAGCTCCTGTGGGCCATCAGCCGCCAAACGGCGGCGGAACTGGTGTATCGCCGGGCGGACGCCGCGTTGCCCCTGATGGGGATGCAGTCCTTTGACAAAAAGGGTGATCTGGCGGTGCGCAAGAGCGATGCGGGCATCGCCAAGAACTACCTTGCCGAGGACGAAATGAAGCTCCTCGGCCTGCTGGTGGAACAATACCTGGCCTTTGCCGAAACCATGGCCCAGCAGAGAATACCCATGCACATGACCGACTGGATTCAGCGGCTGGATGCCATT
Proteins encoded in this window:
- a CDS encoding cell filamentation protein Fic, giving the protein MNNSEILIYQAADGKIKIDVRLEDETVWLTQDHMAGLFGKSKKTISEHIRNIFNEGELDEQVVVRNFRTTTRHGAMPDKTQSRDVQFYNLDVIISVGYRVKSHQGTQFRIWATQRLKEYIVKGFALNDERFKTGNSMAYFSELQERIREIRISERFFYQKIKDIYTTSIDYDPRDEKTIEFFKIVQNKLLWAISRQTAAELVYRRADAALPLMGMQSFDKKGDLAVRKSDAGIAKNYLAEDEMKLLGLLVEQYLAFAETMAQQRIPMHMTDWIQRLDAIIQLNGRELLTHAGKISHQMAQEKAALEYDKFRETQRRLQHEESLKELEEDIKKLKPPRKKGGNS